A stretch of DNA from Terriglobales bacterium:
CGGAGAACATGCAACACCTGAAAGAAGATGCGCAGGCTTGCCTGAGCGACAACGCGAAACGGTTCGACCAGCTTTGCGAATTGTTGAAGTCGCGGCCTCGTCCGGCAACAAAGGGAAGCTTCGCTAGCGCCTAGAGCGTGTGCAGGTAGGCGACGATGGCGTCGATCTGCTGGTCGTTCAGCACGCGGTCGAAGCCGGGCATATTGGCGCGACCCATCTTGATGGTGTCTTTCACGCGGCCATCGGTGGCTGGAGTTCCGCTGGGCAGTTCGCGCCTGTTCATGATGCCCATCAGCGGAGGCGCACCGTTGGCTCCGTTCTGATGGCAGATGCCGCAGTTCTGGTCGTAGAGTTCCTTTCCGTTGAGTGAGGCGGATTGGGAAGGAACAGAAGCGTTCGGGTCAGGTTTCTGCTGCGGACGCTGCTGTATCTCACGCTGCCGCGCCTCGGCCTCTTCCGGACTATGCCCGCCCGGATTGGTGTGGCTGGTGTTGCAACCGGTAAATGCCAGAATGCAGAAGAAAGCCGGTAAAAACAGTTTGCGCATGCTCAAGCAGTCCTAACCGTCAAAGGAAATATAGAATACAGGAACCGATGGCGGTGTTACTCAAGCGAGTTTATGAAGCGGCTTCGTCGCGCGATGGGTTTCGCGTGCTCGTAGACCGATTGTGGCCTCGCGGGATGACCAAGGAAGCCGCGAAAGTGGATCTGTGGCTGAAAGATATCGCGCCTTCGGATGAGTTGCGCAAGTGGTACCACTCGCGTCCAACGCAGTGGCCAAAGTTCCGTGAGAGATATCTCGAGGAATTATCGGAACCAGCGGCGCTGGCGGCGGTTGAACAGTTGCACGCAATCGCGGCGAAGAAGAAAGCCATTACTCTGCTGTTTGGATCCAAGAATCTGGAACGGAACAACGCCGTGGTCCTGAAAGAGCTGTTGGATGGAATGAAAAAACCGCCACATTCCACGGGAGGAGCGGCGGCGGCAAAAGTGGCACGGCAGGTAAGAGCAAGATGATCCTTCGCCCCCTCGATCAGGACGGTGGTTACATCGAGAACGCGCAGACCGCGCAAGTGGCGCGCATGGCTGCGACTTTCCGCACGGACGACAATATGGTCCCCGCGTGGATGGTCGTTGCGCAGACCCAAGGCGCGAACGCGTCGCGGTACCTTCTCGTCGGGCAACCGGATCACGCACTGCTAGCCGGACAACTTGCGGCAGCGTTCGAGGCGGGTTTTCTACCCGAGATTACCGAGCAGGTATCGCAGGGGATCGCGGTTCACGACAACGGCTGGGCGCAGTTTCCATTCGAGCGGGATCTTGCGATGGAACCTCCGGTGGATGCGAATGGGCGTCCAAAAAGCTTCCTGCAAGTGACTGTGCATGATTCGCTTTCAGCGTGGAGAGAGTCGATCGAAGCGGGGCGAGAGGTGGGCCCGCTGGCCGAGTACATGGTGAGCGGCCATTTCTATCGGCTCGGGAAAGTCCGACTGCAAATGAAAGTCGATTCGCCGGAAGACACCGAGCACGTGCAACAGTTCGTCCACGAAGAAGAGAACCGGCAAAAGAAGCTCGCTTCGAAGACGTCCCTGTCGCATGAGGAGCTCGACAGGTATGTTGACCTGCTTCAGTTCTGCGACACGCTGTCGTTGTACCTATGCTGCGGGTCGACGGCGGCAACGGAATTTCCGCAGGAGTTTGGTGGACGGAAGCTGCGAATAAGGCACGAAGATGGTGTCTACGTTACTGAACCCTCCGTTTTCGGAGGCGTACCACACCGGTTCTCGATACCGGTACGAGTTTATCCATCGAATGAAGGCGAAGGACGAACCAGGATTGGGTTCCACATAAAGTAAGCAGGTTCGTCTCTGGGACTTACTTCTTTCCGCCTTCTTCCACAATCGAAGTGACGATCTTGTCGATCGTTTCCAGCGCCCGCTTGCTGGGAAGATTGTGGTTGTTCACCATGATGGCGAATGCGACTTTATCGCCACTAAGGGTCGTCGCGTAACCCGACAGTGAATTGACATGGCCGAGAGAGCCGGTCTTCGCCTGTACCCGTCCTTGTGCGGACGTGCTGCGGAAGCGTTCGGAAAGCGAGCCGTCGAGTCCGGCGACAGGAAGCGTGTCCTGGAACTTTGGTCCCCACGACTGCGTGTCGGCGTACTGGAGCAAGCGTACGAGCGCATGCGGGGTAGCGAGATTCTGGCGAGAAAGGCCCGAGCCGTCGAAGAAGATGTACTCATCGGAGTGGACGCCGGCCTGGAGCAGGAATCCGCGGACCACTTCGAGACCCGCCTGGATGGTGCCACTGGCGCCCTTCTCACGACCGAGCAGCCGGAGCATCAGTTCGGCATGAAGGTTCTGCGAGACCTTGTTGATGATCTTGAGGTCCTGCATCATCGGCTGCGATTCGTAGCTGGCCAAAACGACACGGCTGTTCGGATTCGGCGGCTTGGGACGTGAATCGTTCTCGCCGCCGCCCGCAGGCGCGACAGTCGTGATACTGAACGTGGACAGCGAGGCGAGCTCGGTGTGCTTGGTGCGATTGCCGCCGTAGACCACGACGCCGCGACGCTCAAGCAAGGAGCGGAACACCTGCGCCGCAAAGGCGGCGGGGTCTTCAATCGCGAGCGCTTCGTTGGCGCCGGTATCGTCAACGGGGATGTTGCCGAACAGCGTCAACTGATTGGATCCGGGTTCACGGGTGATGTAAATGCGGCGCGGGCCGGTGCCGGCAGGAGTCGTCATGATGCGGTTGTCGACCCGGTAGTACTCGGCGAAGGGGGCGATCTGGACGAAGGCTTTGTCGCCAGGACGATCGGCCGGATAGATGCTGACGTAGACAACGTTGTCGTTGACGGTCAGCGCGGAAACAGGCGCACCCCATTCCCATACCATGTCGTCTTGTGCCCAGCCTTCACCGTACCGCTCGAAGGCGTAATAGCTGTCGTCGCCAACGATATCGCCGTCGATAAATTTCAAGCCACGCGCGACAACCTGATCGGCGAGATCTTCCAGGACTTTGAGGGCAGGCTCTTTCCGTTCCGTGCGAAGGAAGTAAGGAATGGTCCGCCCGGAGATGTTGGGATCGCCGCGTCCCACGACGAACAGGTCGCCGTTGAGGCGTCCATAGCGATCGATGCCACCATTCGTCTCGATGGTGGTGTTGAACTTGTAATCGGGACCAATCAGCGCTAGTGCCGCGGCAGTCGTGAAGAGCTTGGTGTTGGAAGCGGGGGTGAAGAGCTTATCGGAATTGAGCGAGTAGAGGACGGTCCCCTCTTTCAGCGATACGACTTCGATACCCCAGAATCCCCGGGCGACGTCAGGCTCGGTGACCAGGCGGTCGATCTGCTGAGTAAGGATCTGGCGATTCGGTTTCGGCGGCTTGGATTTTGCGGATTCCGCAGAGACAGAAATCGACGTCAGGAGGAGGACTACTAGCGCGAGACGAATACGAGCACTGCGCATGGAAGTAGCTGAATTTTAGCATCGTTTGCAGGTGAAAGTCCGTGCTTTCGGGCAGTGTAACCTTTCGTAACAGGGGCTGTGAGGAGGGTACAATCCGGGGCATGCGACAGGTTTTCCAGTGGCAATTGGGCTCGCGGTCGTTGGAATTGGGACGGCGCACGCTAGTGATGGGCATCGTGAATGTGACGCCGGATTCGTTTTCCGACGGTGGGCAGTTTTTCGATCGCAACCTGGCAGTGGAGCACGGGTTGCGGCTGATGGAGGACGGCGCCGATATCCTGGACGTCGGGGGAGAATCGACCAGACCTGGAGCGGGCGTGCAGGGGTCTGAGCGAAAGCCGTCGGTGAGCGCCGGGGATGAGTTGGCGCGGGTCGTCCCGGTGATTGAGGAGTTGAAGCGACGGCGTCCGGAGTCGGTCATTTCGGTCGACACCTACAAGGCGGCAGTTGCAACGAAGGCAGTACAGGGCGGGGCGGAGATCGTGAATGACGTCAGCGGCTTTCTTTGGGATCAGGAGATGGCGGCTACCTGTGCGGGGCTTTCCTGCGGCGTGGTTCTGATGCATATGCGCGGACTACCGGAGACGTGGAGGTCGCTGCCGAGACTGGACGACCCGATCGGCCTGGTGCAGCGCGAACTGAAGGAAAGGGCCGATGCGGCTGTAGCTGCAGGTGTCGTGCGCGAGAGGATCGTGATTGATCCAGGGTTTGGCTTTGGCAAGAACTATGAAGAAAACTATCCGCTGCTGTCCGGTATGGATGAGCTGGCGGGATTGGGTTTGCCGATCATGGCAGGAACGTCGCGGAAGTCGTTCGTGGGACGCGCCATGGGAAGTGACGCTCCGCCGTCGGAGCGTTTGCATGGAAGCCTGGCGGCTATGGCGCTAAGCATCGTGAAGGGGGCGCACATCGTGAGGGTGCACGATGTGAAGCAGTCGGTGGAAGCGGCACGGGTGGTGGACGCGATTCTGCAAAACGAATTGGCTGCATCCAAATAATGCATGCAGCTCACGTCGGAGAACTCGCCTTTCCCGATGCGCCTCTGCTGTAGACTTTTGTATGGGACGAAACGGGGCATTCGTATATCCGATGAAAGCTTTATTTCTGGAAAACATAAGCGGCGTTGCAGCCGCGGCATTCAAGTCCAACGGTTTTGAAGTCGAAACGCTCACGGCTGCACTCGATGAGCAGGCACTCGCCGGTCGTGTGCGAGACGTAGTGGTGCTGGGCGTGCGCTCGAAGTCGCAGGTGACCGCACGCGTGCTTGAGGCTGCGCCTAACCTGCTTGCCGTCGGCGCGTTCTGCATTGGCACGGACAAGATCAGCCTCCCGGCATGTAACGAACGGGGTGTGGCCGTATTCAACGATCCGCATTCGAACAGCCGGTCCGTGGCGGAACTGGCGCTGGGCGAGATCATCATGTTGTCGAGGCGCGTGTTTGCAGCTTCGACGGAATTGCATCGGGGCAACTGGAAAAAGACGGCAGCGGGTTCACACGAAGTCCGTGGATTGACGCTGGGAATTATCGGATACGGCAAGATCGGGTCACAGCTTTCCGACTTGGCGGAAGCTCTCGGCATGAGAGTGGTGTTCACCGATGTTGCCGATGTGCTAGCCCGCGGCAATGCGAAGCGAGTGTCCCTGGAAGAATTGCTTGAGACGGCGGACATCGTGACCTTGCACGTGGACGGGCGCACGTCGAACAAGACTTACTTCGGTGCCGACAAGATCGCGATGATGAAAGAAGGCGCCAGCCTGCTGAACTTGAGTCGCGGATCGGTGGTGGACATTGAGGCGCTGGCGGCAGCGTTGAAGAGCGGGAAGCTATCCGGCGCGGCGGTTGATGTGTTTCCGCAGGAACCGGAGAACTCGCAGCCATTCAAAAGCGCGTTGCAGGAGATTCCGAACGTGATCCTGACACCGCACGTGGGTGGCTCGACGGAAGAGGCGCAGGAAAACATTGGAAGCTTCGTATCGTCGCGGCTGATCGACTATGTGCGCACCGGGAATACGACTTTAAGCGTGAACTTCCCTCACTGTCAGCTTGAGTCAGCGCCCGGCAACCACCGGCTCATGCACCTCCACACCAACATGCCGGGCATGCTGTTGCACATCAACGAGGTGCTGGCGAAGCGGGGGATCAATATCGAACGCCAGGTGCTCGATACGCGGGGTCAACTCGGGTACGCTATCTACGACATCAATCGCGAATTCGACCACGCGATCCTCGATGAGCTACGGCGCATTCCGAACACGGTTCGCGTGCGAATTTCTGAAACGGTGGAGCAGACGATGTCATCTGTTTCGGCATGAGCAATCGTCCAACCGAAAAAGAATATTCCGGGTATTACGGTAAGTACGTCGCCTACGTGCCCGAAGAAGATGTGCTTGGCGCATTGGAAGCATCCGGCAAATACACGCAGGAGTTGCTGGCGGCCTTCACAGAGCAACAGGCCGGACGGCTTCGTGGCACGACACACTGGACCTTAAAGCAAACGGTAGGCCATCTATGCGACGGTGAACGTATCTTTGCGTATCGAGCGATGCGTATCGCACGCGGTGATAAGACGCCGCTGCCGGGATTTGAACAGGACGACTACATCGCAACAGGTAATTTCAATGAACGAACCTGGCAAAACCTGCTTGCGGAGTATGCGGCCGTGCGAACCTCCACGATCGAAATGGCGAGAGGATTTACACCGGAAATGATGCAGCAGGTCGGAACGGCGAGTGACAGTACTGTAAGTGCGAGGGCGCTGCTCTACGTCATCGTTGGCCACGAACGACGCCACGTCGAGGCACTGAAGCAGCACGCGAAGTAATCACTTCCACTGGTTGGCGAAATCAGCGAGCACCTGGAAATACATGGGTCCGGCAACGAACATCACGTCGTTATGCCGGGCGCGCTCGATTGGAACGAAGCGTTTCGGTTCGTTCGCGGCGCGGAACACTTTCTCTCCATGCCAAAACGAGATCACCTCGTCATTGCGACCATGGATGATCAGCACCGGAACGTGAACTTTCCTGATGGTCCGAACGTTGTTGAACTTGTCCCATGGCAGAAGCGGAACGCGGGTAAGCACCCGGAACGCGCTGGTGAATGGCGCTTCGGCGATCAAGGCCCGTACGGGGCGATTGGCAGCGAGATGAATGGCCGGCGCGCATCCTACTGAGCGGCCCATCGCGATTACGTGATCCGGTGAAACGCCCAGTTTGCGGGTCAGGAAGTCGTAAGCGGCTTCGGCATCTTCGTAGACTGCTTTTTCGCTGGGACGCCCGGTGCTGGTGCCATACCCGCGATAATCGTAGGCAAAGACGGAGAAACCTGCTTCGCGAAAGAGTTGCATGAGAGGCAGATCGTCGCCGATGTCCTCGGCGTTCCCGTGCGAAAAGAGCAGTGTGAAGCGAGCCTTTGAGTTGGGCAGGTAGAGAGCTGAGATCCGTTCTCCACCGGAGATGATGTGCATGAAATGTCCGGGTTCCGGCAGGCGCGACAGGTTTGCGCTGAGGCCTTCGTCGGCGTAACTGGATGGCTGCGGCTGGAAGATTAGGCGGTCAGAGATCAGAGCCAGACCGACGAGGGCTGCGTAGAGCGTGCAGATCAAAACCAAGACCACAGTCAGTACCCGTTTCATTGGCGGCCATTTTGTCACGGAATGCAGACAGAGTCTGTGCTTTCCGGGACAACTCCGGAGTACTGCTAGAATGAAAAAGCGATGATCCTTCCCTTCGTTCGCGAACTCTTCGCGGACGTGGAAAACTTACCAGCTTTTTCGCGTGTTGCCACCCACCTGAAAGCGGCCACGGGGCGTATACGTGTTTCCGGGCTAACTCCCCCAGCGCAATTGCTCGTCAGCAGCCTGTTCCCGCACGCCCTGAACCGGCCCGTGATCCTGATTGTTGCGGATAACAAAACCGCCGAATTGATGCTGCCGCAGGTGCAAGCGTTCTGCGAACTATCGGGGACGGTGTCGCCGGATGCCGTGGTGCTGCTGCCGGCGTATGACGTGTTGCCGTTCGAGAACATGTCGCCGCACCCGGAGATACAGGAAGCCCGTGCCAGGGCGTTGTGGAAGGTGACTACCGGGGCGGCGCGCATCGTGATTATTCCGGCAGGCGCGGCGCTGATGAAACTGCATGCGCCGGAGTTCTACTTCGACTCGGCGCAGGTGTTTCGCCGTGGCGAGACGGTGGACGTCGACAAGTTGGTCGCACATCTGAATACGGTCGGGTACACGAAGACCGACGTAGTCGAGATGCCCGGCGAGTACGCGTTGCGCGGGGGAATCCTTGATGTGTATCCGCCGGAAGCTGACCGGCCGTTGCGCGTGGAGTTTTTCGGCGATGAGGTGGAGTCGGTAAGGAAGTTCGATCCGGGAACGCAAAGGTCATCCACCGAGGTGGATGAAGTTCAACTGTTGCCGCTCACTGATACGCCGGTTCGTGAAGACACGCTGGCGATGATCGGGGCTCGGCTTTCCGGGGAGCGACTGGGCGGGTCAGAAGAAGATATTGAAGAGGCGATCCGGTCAACAGGCGTGGCGGTCTTTCCCGGGTGGGAACTGTATTCACCGGTGGCCGGAGCGGGACAAAGTATTTTCGACCTGATGGGGAATGCGGCAGTGGTTCTGAGCGAACCGACGGCCATTAAGGCGGAACTCGATCACTGGTGGGAGAGAGTGAATGCCGCGCATGAACGCAGCGGGGTTGGGAGCCTGGTGCGTCCGGAAGACCTGTACACGCCTCCGGATGATTGGTGGAACACGCTTGGGGATATGCCAGCGGCCGACCTCGAGCAACTTGGGATTGCGTCGTTTGAGACGGAGGAAGTCGCGTTTGGCTCGCGTCCGACGACGAAGTTCCATGGCTCGATCCCGGGAGTAGTGGAGGAAGTCAGGAAGCTGACGGGCGAGAACCAACGCGTCATGTTCGCAGCGGGTAGCACCGGCGAAGTCGAGCGATTGGCGGAAGTGTTTACCGAGTACGGTGTGACGTTCCGACTGGGATCGCGAACGCCGCGTCCGGGAGAAACGTTCATCGACGATGCGGCTTACCTGGCCGGCGAAGAAGTTTCCACGATCATCGTGAAGGCATTCGTGCCAGATGGCCTGGTGCTTCCGGAAGCGCGGCTGGTGATTTTCGGAACGTACGACCTGTTCGACGAGTCAGAAGTGGCGGCGGCCCGTCCGCTGAAACAGAAGTCGAAGACGTCGGCGTTTGTCAGCGACTTCCGTGATCTCGCCATCGGCGATTACGTGGTGCACGTGGAGCACGGCATTGGCCAGTACCAGGGACTGAAGGAAATCCCTCAGGCGGATGGCTCAAAAGCTGAGTTCATGGTGCTTGAGTACGCCGAAGGGGCGCGACTCTATGTCCCGCTTACACGCCTGGACCTGGTGCAGAAGTACAGGTCGGCAGAAGGTGCGCGTCCGGTACTGAACCGGCTCGGTACCGCGCAGTGGCAAAAGACGAAAGCACGCGTGAAGAAGGCCATGCGCGACATGGCCGAGGAATTACTGAAGCTCTACGCGCAACGAAAGTTAGCACCGGGACATTCGTATCCGACGGATACCGAGTGGCAGAGGGAGTTTGAAGACGCGTTTGAGTTCAGCGAGACAGACGATCAAATCTCCGCGATTTCGGACATCAAGAACGATATGCAGGCGTCTACGCCGATGGACCGCCTGCTGTGCGGTGATGTGGGATACGGTAAGACGGAAGTGGCGATGCGAGCAGCGTTCAAGGCCGTAAGCGACAACCGGCAAGTGGCGGTGCTGGCGCCGACGACCGTCCTGGTGTTCCAGCACTTCGAGACATTCAAGCGGCGGTTCGCGCAGTTCCCTATCCGGATCGAGATGCTGTCGCGATTCCGTAGCGCGAAAGAGCAGAAGGAGATCGTCGACAAGATCGAAAATGGCAAAGTCGACATCGTGGTGGGCACGCACCGGCTGCTGTCGAAAGATGTAAAGTTCAGCGATCTGGGGTTGGTGATTGTCGACGAAGAGCAGCGATTCGGGGTTGCGCATAAAGAAAAGCTCAAGCAAATGCGCAAAGAGGTGGATGTACTGACAATGTCGGCGACACCGATTCCGCGCACGATGCATATGGCGATGGTCGGGCTGCGCGACATGAGTGTGATCGAGACACCACCGAAAGACCGAATGGCGATTCAGACGGTGGTAGCGCCGTGGGATGAGAAGGTGCTTCGCAATGCCATCGAGCACGAACTCGACCGTGGCGGCCAGGTGTATTTCATTCACAACCGAGTCGAATCGATTTACGAGATTGCCGCGAAGTTGCAGGAGCTTGTGCCGAAAGCACGCATCCTAGTTGGCCACGGTCAGATGACGGAGCGCGAGCTTGAGAAAGTGATGCTTGGGTTCATGCGGCACGAGGCGGATATTCTCGTCGCTACAACGATCGTCGAGAACGGCCTGGATATTCCGCTATGCAACACAATCATCATCAATCGGGCGGACCGGCATGGGCTATCGGAGCTATACCAACTTCGTGGACGCGTCGGCCGGTCGAATCGCCGCGCATATGCGTACTTATTGATTCCGGCGGATACGGAACTGTCGCCGATCGCACGAAGGAGATTGGCGGCGTTGAAAGAGTTCTCGGATCTAGGTGCGGGGTTCAAGATTGCGGCGCTCGATTTAGAGCTTCGCGGTGCAGGAAACCTGCTGGGTGGCGAGCAGAGCGGACATATCGATGCCATTGGATTCGAGATGTACACCTCGATGCTCGAGCGAACAGTTCGCGAGCTGAAGGGCGAAGTCGAGGCTGAAGAAGCGGAAGTGGCGCTCAACCTTGGCTTAAATATCAGGATTCCTGCCGACTACATCACGGAAGAGAACCAGCGTTTGCGGATGTACAAGCGCGTTGCTGGAGTTGAGACGGAGAAGCAACTGGAAGACGTGACGGCGGAATTGGCCGATCGTTATGGCGAGCCGCCAGCGCCAGTGCGCACATTGCTGGAATACGCGACGCTGAAGCTACTGTGCCGACGTTTGAATGTGGTGGGCATCGACCGGCACCGTGATACGGTGAGCATCAAGTTCGGTGAGAATGCTGGGATAGATCCCGAGAAATTGATGCGTTTCGTGGCTACGAAGAAGGGTGCCAACTTCTCACCACAAGGCGTGTTGAAATACACTCTGGCTGTATCGGGTGCGGAGCAGGTTTTGGGGAACCTCCGTAATCTGCTGCAGAGCCTGGCCGGGCAGCAGCAACCCGTGTCCGCAAAATAGCTGAAACCGGAATTGAAAGGCATTCAATGAAGATCGTCGTCGCGCTGGTGGCAGTGCTGTCTTTCGCCATGGCCGTATTTGCTCAAACGGAACAGAAACCTGCAGCGGATTGGGATCGCGTGGTGGATGAGTTTTTCGACACGTACTTCGAGAACAATCCGACGGCAGCTAGCTATGCCGGTCTGCATCAGTACGACACGAAACTTGAGGACTATTCCCGGGCTGGAGTGAACAAAGAGATTCGCTGGGCCAAGGACTGGCTTGCGCGTTTCGATGCGTTTGACACGTCGAAACTCAATCTTGAGCAGCGCCAGGATCACGCGCTCGTGGTCAACACGCTGAAGGGAAATCTTCTCGAACTCGAAGACATTCGTAAATGGGAACGCAGCCCGGACCGCTACTCCAGCGGCATTACACAGAGCGCGTTCCTCATCATGTCGAGAAATTTCGCTCCGGCAGATGAGCGGCTGCGATCGCTGATCGCGCGTGAGAAACAAATGCCGATAGTGTTCAAGGCGGCGCGGCAAAACCTGAAGAATCCGCCGAAGATTTACACCGAGGTGGCGCTGCAACAGGTGCCCGGCATCATCAGCTTTTTCCAGAATGACGTACCCAAGGCCTTCACCGAGGTAAAGGATCCGAAGCTTCTCGCCGAGTTCAAGAAGTCGAATGATGCGGTGATCGCAGCACTTCGCGGTTACGAGACGTTTCTGAAGAAGGATGTTCTTCCGCGTTCGAATGGCGACTTCCGCATCGGCCCCGACAAGTTCAGGAAGAAGTTGCTGTACGACGAATTTGTAGATATTCCGCTCGATCACCTGCTTGAGATTGGATATGCGGACTTACGGAAGAACCAACAGGAGTTCAAACGCGTCGCTGCTTTGGTCGATCCGAAGAAGACGCCTGAGCAGATCCTGGAGGAGTTGCAGAACGATCATCCGACGGGAGATCAACTGTTGCAGTCGTTCCGTGATGTGCTGGCTGGAATCCGAAGCTACATCGTCGAGAAGAAAATACTGACTATTCCGTCGCCGGTACCGCCGATTGTGCAGGAAACGCCTCCGTTTGCGCGCGCCTTGAGTT
This window harbors:
- a CDS encoding DUF885 domain-containing protein, whose protein sequence is MKIVVALVAVLSFAMAVFAQTEQKPAADWDRVVDEFFDTYFENNPTAASYAGLHQYDTKLEDYSRAGVNKEIRWAKDWLARFDAFDTSKLNLEQRQDHALVVNTLKGNLLELEDIRKWERSPDRYSSGITQSAFLIMSRNFAPADERLRSLIAREKQMPIVFKAARQNLKNPPKIYTEVALQQVPGIISFFQNDVPKAFTEVKDPKLLAEFKKSNDAVIAALRGYETFLKKDVLPRSNGDFRIGPDKFRKKLLYDEFVDIPLDHLLEIGYADLRKNQQEFKRVAALVDPKKTPEQILEELQNDHPTGDQLLQSFRDVLAGIRSYIVEKKILTIPSPVPPIVQETPPFARALSSASMDTPGPYEKVAKEAYFNVTLPEKDWSKERTEDWLRGFNRGTIISTAIHEAYPGHYTQFLWVPSAPSKIRKLLGAGSNAEGWAHYTEQMMLDEGYGNNDPKLRLGQIIDALLRDARFIVGISMHTGDMTFEQAKEFFVKEGYQSKGTAEQESKRGTSDPTYLIYTLGKLQILKLREDYHKKMGDKFTLQEFHDTFLKQGFPPVKFVRETMLGDNSPVL